DNA from Massilia antarctica:
GGATGGCGAAATCGGCGAAGGCGGTCATGGTGGCGACCACTTCGGCCAGGTCGGCGTGGCCATCGAGGTCGCGCGCGATCAGGCCGGCCACCAGCAGGTTGCGCAGGCGCCGCATGGCGCGGACCGGTATAAGGGCGGCGCCGTCCGGACCGCACTGGGCGGCCAGCGCCTGGGCCAGGTCGAGCTGGTCGAGGGCGCTGGCGCCCAGGGCGGCGACGGCGCCGGCGCGGCTGGCATCGGCCGCCAGCCAGCGTTGGTAAAAGCGCGACAGCGGTGTCAGGGAAGCTCGATTCATGGGTTGGGGTCGGGTCAGGGTGAGTGAAAGTCGGGTTCGGCCAGGCTTGTATAAGGTAGAATTGGGCGCGCCGCGACAGGCCCGCGTCGCGCTGCGGATCAGGACGATGGTAAGGGAGTGGGCGGCATTGACGCAAGCGCTACCTTATTGCACTACATTTACACGGCGGACCCTTTATCAGCTTATTGATGCATACACCGGAAGCACAGCCCCCCACCGAGCACCTGCCCATCGCAGAGCGCTGGCGACGGCTGCGGTCCGCCTATGGGGCGTGCAACCGCGCCACCCACCACCTGCTGGGCTTCACGGTCAAGCTGGCGCTGCTGGTGTATTTCATCTTCACCGTCGTGTTCCTGGTGCTGCGCTACCTGATTTTGCCCAACATTGACTATTACAAAGGCAATATCGAGGGCATCGCCAGCCGCGCGCTGGGCAGCCAGGTGAGCATTACCCGCATCTACGCTTCCTGGCACGGCTTGCGGCCGAATCTGTTTTTGGGCGACGTGATCGTGCGCGACCCGGGCGGGCGCCAGGTGCTGAGCCTGCCGAGCGTGTCGGCCACCCTGTCATGGTGGAGCGTGGCGACCCTGGAACCGCGCTTTTATTCCCTTGAAGTCATTCGTCCCGACCTCGATATCCGGCGCGACCCGGCCGGCCAGCTGTTCGTGGCCGGCATGCTGGTCAAGCGCAATGCCGAGGGCGATGGCAGCGGCGCCGACTGGGCCTTCAAGCAGCGCCAGATCGTGATCCGCGAAGGGCGGGTGCAGTGGACCGACCAGTTGCGCGGCGCCCCCGTGCTGGTGCTGGACAAGGTCGACGTGGTGCTCAAGAACCGCTGGCAGCACCACCGCTTCGGCTTGCGCGCCACCCCCCCGGCCAGCCTGGCCGGGCCGCTCGACGTGCGCGCCGACTTCGCCCATCCGCGCTTTGCCGCGCGCATGGCCGACGTGCGCCAGTGGAAGGGCGAGCTGTATGCCGACCTGCCCGATACCGACCTGTCCGCCTGGACTCCCTACCTCGATTATCCGCTCACCGTCAGCCGCGGCCAGGGATCGGTGCGCGCCTGGCTGAGCCTGGACCGGGCCAAGCTGGCCGGGTTTACCGCCGACGTCGCGCTGGCCGGCGTGTCGGCGCGCCTGGGGCACGATTTGCCGGCGCTGGAACTGGCGCGGGTGCGCGGCCGTCTGTCGGCGCGCGAAACCTTTGCCGCCGGCAGCAACCGCGGCGCCCCGGCCTTCGGCGCCCAGGGCCATGAAGTGGCGCTCAGCGGTTTTTCCCTGCTCACCGCCGACGGCCTGAGCCTGGCGCCGACGACCCTGTCCGAATCCTACGTTCCGGCGCGCGGCAAGACCCCCGAGCAAGTGAAAGTGAGCGCACGCCAACTCGACCTGGAAGCCCTGGCGCGGCTGGCCGCCCAATTGCCGCTCACGCCGGCGCAGCGCCAGTTGCTCGCCGAGGCCGGCTTGCGCGGGCGGGTGAGCGATTTTTCGGCCCAGTGGCAGGGCAGGTTCCCGGACATTGCCAGCTACCGCGTGCGCGGCAAGCTCGATGGGCTGAGCATGCACGCCCAGCCTGCCCGGCTGGCCGTGGCCGGCAGCGCCGCCACGCCGGCGCGCGCGCCGCTGCCGCCGCTGCCGGGCATCGAGAACCTGTCGGGCACCATCGACGCGAGCGAGCAGGGCGGTTCGATCTCCCTCGATTCGCAGCAACTGGTGCTGCAATTGCCGGCCTGGTTCGCCGATCCGGCCATGCCCTTCGATGCATTCAAGGCGCGTGCCAGCTGGACTTTTTCGGCCGGCAATAAATTGCTGGTGGAACTGGACAGCCTGAATTTCGTCCAGGGCGCGCTGAACGGCTCGCTGTCGGGCACGCACCAGATGACCCTGGGGTCGCAGCCGGGCAAAGCGCCCGATATCGTCGACCTCAACGGCACGCTCAGCGGATTTTCCCTGAACACGATCGGGCGCTACCTGCCCCTGAAAACCCCGGAACACTTGCGCGCCTGGCTGACAGGCGCGCTAGAAGATGGCGTGGCCCAGGACGCCACCTTCCGCCTGCGCGGCGACCTCGCCCACTTTCCGTTCCGCAGCAATACGCCAAGCGAGCGCAAGGGCGAATTCCGGGTTGGCGGGCGCCTGGAAAATGCGCGCCTGAACTATGCGCCCGGCCATTTCGCTCCTGACGGGGTGGCGCCGGTCTGGCCCCAGGCCGAGCAGATCAACGGCACTTTCCTGTTCGAGCGCGCACGCATGGAAATCAAGGGCGACACGGGGAGCACCCGGGGCGTGGCCTTGAGCGCCGTGAAGGCGGTGATCGCCGACCTGGCCGATCCGGAAAAAGTGCTGGAAATCGATGGCAACGCCGCCGCGACTATGCAGGATTTCCTCGGCTATGTGGAAGCGAGCCCGGTGCTGAACTGGATCGGCCGCTTTACCGAACACACGCGCGCCAGCGGCAACGCCAAACTGGCCCTCAAGCTGCAGCTGCCGTTGAACCACCTGATCGAGTCCAAGGTGCAGGGCAGCTTGCAACTGATGGGCAACGACGTGGTGCTGTTCGACCCGCTGCCGCCGCTGCAGGCGGCCATCGGCAAGCTGGAATTTAACGAACGCGGCATCAACCTGAACGGGGTCGGCGCCAGCTTCCTGGGCGGGCCGCTGGCGCTGACCGGCGGCAGCGGGCGCGACAATGCCATCGTGATCAAGCTGAGCGGCATGGCCACGGCCGACGGCATCCGCAAGACCTATCCTTCGGCCGCCATGCAGCACGTGCTGGGGCTGCTTTCCGGTGGCGCGCACTATACCGGCTCGGTGGTGGTCAGGGATCACCAGGCCCTGGTGACGGTCGATTCCTCGCTGGCCGGCATGGGCGTGGACTTGCCGGCGCCCCTGAACAAGGCGGCCGCCGACACCCTGCCGCTGCACTTCACCCTGAGCGGCCTGCCCAGCGCCGACCCGAATCTGGCGCGCGATGAAATCCGGGTGGCGCTGGGTGCCAACATGGGCGCGCGCTACCAGCGCATCAAGCAGGGCAAGGGGCCGTGGCGGGTCGAGAGCGGCGGCATCGGCGTGAATGTGCCGGCCCCGGCCCCGGACAGCGGCATGATGGTCAATGTCGACATGAAGTCGCTCAACGTCGACCAGTGGATCGCGATCGGCGCCTCGGTGGCGCACGCCGTGCCCGAGCCGGCGGCCGCCGGCGCCGCCGTCGATGGCGGCATGGACCTGGCGCAGTACGTGGTGGCCGATGTGCTGGCCGCGCGCGCGGGCGAACTGATCGTCAGCGAGCGCAAGCTCGACAATGTGGTGGTGGGCGCCTCGCACGTGAAGGATACCTGGCAGGCGAATATCGATGCGCGCCAGGTGGCCGGCCACATCACCTGGGCCGAGGGGTCGGGCGGCCAGGGCCTGGGCAAGGTGACGGCGCGCCTGGCTTCCCTGATCATCCCCGAATCGGACGCGGCCGGGGTCAAGGACTTGCTCGAAAGCGGCAAGAGCGCGGCGGCCACCATTCCCGCGCTCGATATCGTGGCCGAGCATTTCGAATTGTTCAACAAGAAACTCGGGCGGCTGGAATTGCTCGCCAGCAATGCCCAGCTTGCCAACGGACGCGAGTGGCAAATCAATCGCTTGCTGCTGGCCAATCCGGACGGCGTGCTGCGCAGTACCGGCAAGTGGGTGACGGGGGAAGGGCAGAGCAATACCAGCCTCAATTTCACCCTGGACATCGAGGATGCCGGCAAATTGCTCGACCGCTTCGGTTTCCCGGAAACCTTGCGCCGCGGTAAGGGCAAGCTGGCCGGCGATATCGCCTGGAATGGCTTGCCGTATTCGCTGGACATTCCCAGCCTGTCGGGCAAGATTGACATGAACGTGGCGGCCGGCCAATTCCTCAAGCAAGACCCGGGCGCGGCCAAGCTGCTGGGCGTGCTGAGCCTGCAAATGCTGCCGCGCCTGCTCAAGCTCGATTTCCACGATGTGTTTTCGGAAGGGCTGGCCTTCGACGGCATCAGCGCCAATGCCAGCATCACGCGCGGCGTGCTGCGCACCGACAACCTCAAGATGCATGGCGTGGCCGCCACCGTGCTCATGGCCGGCACCGCCGACATTGCCAACGAGTCGGCCAATCTGCATGTGGTGGTGATTCCGGAATTTAACCTGGGCACCGGCCCGCTGGTGTACGCGCTGGCGGTCAACCCGGTGGTCGGGCTCGGCAGTTTCCTTGCGCAACTGTTCCTGCGCGCGCCAGTGATGCGCGCGCTGACCTATGAAATGCAGATCACCGGCCCGTGGAAGGCGCCCGTGATCACCAAGCTGGGCACGCCCAAGGGGCCGCCGCCGCTGTTGATGCCAGAAGGCAACGCAGCGACCGGGATCAAATAAAGCGCAGCAACACCGACCGGAGAGAACGACATGACGACCGTGGCCGCAGTACAAATGATCAGCACCCCCGATGTGTCCGAGAACATCGCCAGCGCACGCCGCCTGGTGGGCGAGGCGGCGGCGCGCGGCGCCACCCTGGTGACCTTGCCGGAATACTGGCCCATCATGGGCATGAGCGACAGCGACAAGGTAGCCCATGCCGAGGCGCCCGGCCAGGGGCCGATCCAGGACTGCATGGCGCAGGCGGCGCGCGAGCATGGCATCTGGCTGATCGGCGGCACCTTGCCGCTGGTGTCGGCCGACGCCGGGCGCGTGATGAACACCACCCTGGTGTACGACCCCCAGGGCCGCCCGGTGCAGCGCTACGACAAGATCCACCTGTTCGGATTTACCCGCGGCGCGGAAAGCTATGACGAGGCGCGCACCATCGTGCCGGGCGAAGCCGTGGCGACCTTCGAGGCGCCGTTCGGGCGGGTCGGCTTGTCGGTCTGCTACGACCTGCGCTTTCCCGAGCTGTACCGGGCCATGGGCGAGTGCGCGCTGATGGTCGTCACCGCCGCGTTTACCCACACCACGGGTCTTGCGCACTGGGAAGTGCTGCTGCGCGCGCGCGCCATCGAAAACCAGTGCTATGTGCTGGCCTCGGCCCAGGGCGGCACCCATCGCAACGGGCGCCGCACCTTCGGCCACAGCATGCTGATCGACCCCTGGGGCGAGGTCAAGGCCGTGCTGGACGAGGGCGAAGGCATCGTCAGCGGCGCCCTCGACCCTGCCTTCCTGGCGGGGGTGCGCGAAAGCTTGCCTGCGCTCAAGCACCGCAAACTGTGAGCTACCGCAAGGGGCCGACTATGGCACAATGGCTGATCCACACTGAAAGACCCGCAAAATGACACCGTTCGAACCGAATCTCTCCTCCCTGGCTGTCGCGCGCGATGTGCTGCTCACGCCGTTTGGCCTCGATGAAGGCAAGCTGCTCTCCACCCTGGGCACGATGTTTACGCACAAGGTCGATTACGCCGACCTGTATTTCCAGTTCACCAAAAGCGAAGGCTGGAGCCTGGAAGAAGGCATCGTCAAGACCGGCAGTTTCTCGATCGACCAGGGTGTCGGCGTGCGCGCCGTGTCCGGCGACAAGACCGCTTTTTCCTACTCCGATGAAATTTCGGAACGGGCCCTGCTGGACGCGGCCGCGGCCACGCGCACCATTGCGCGCGCCGGCGCCGGCAAGATCAAGGTGGCGTCCTCGATGACCCCGGTGGGCGGACGCTCGCTCTACCTGCCCAACGATCCGCTCGCCTCGCTCGACGCGACGGCCAAGGTCAAGCTGCTCGAACGGGTGGAAAAAATGGCGCGCGCCAAGGACCCGCGGGTGGTGCAAGTGATGGCGGGCCTGGCCGGCGAATACGATGTGGTGCTGGTGGTGCGCAGCGATGGCGTGCTGGCGGCCGATATCCGCCCGCTGGTGCGGGTGTCGGTGACGGTCATCGTCGAGCAGAACGGGCGCCGCGAAATGGGCTCGTCCGGCGGCGGCGGACGCTACAACTACGGCTATTTCGACGATGTGGTGCTGGAGCGCTACGCGGACGAAGCGGTCAAGGCGGCCGTGGTCAACCTCGATGCGCGTCCGGCCCCGGCCGGACCGATGACCATCGTGCTCGGACCGGGCTGGCCCGGCGTGCTGCTGCACGAAGCGATCGGCCACGGGCTCGAAGGCGACTTCAACCGCAAGGGTTCGTCGGCGTTTTCGGGCCGCATCGGCGAGCGCGTGGCCGCCAAGGGCGTGACCGTGGTCGACGACGGCACCCTGGCCGACCGCCGCGGTTCGCTCAACATGGATGACGAAGGCAATCCGACCCAGTGCACCACCCTGATCGAAGATGGCATCCTCAAGGGCTACATCCAGGACACGATGAATGCGCGCCTGATGAAGATGCCGGTGACGGGCAATGCGCGGCGCGAATCGTTCGCCCACCTGCCGATGCCGCGCATGACCAATACCTACATGCTCGGCGGCGACAAGGACCCGGAAGAAATCCTGGCCTCGGTCAAGAACGGCTTGTACGCGGTCAATTTCGGCGGCGGCCAGGTCGATATCACCAACGGCAAGTTCGTGTTTTCGGCCAGCGAAGCCTACATGATCGAAAACGGCAAGGTCACCTATCCGGTCAAGGGCGCCACCCTGATCGGCAACGGTCCTGACGTGCTCAACCGCGTATCAATGATCGGCAACGACATGCGCCTCGATTCCGGCGTGGGCGTGTGCGGCAAGGAAGGCCAGAGCGTGCCGGTGGGCGTGGGCCAGCCGACCCTGCGCATCGAAGACGTGACGGTGGGCGGCACGGCCTGAATCGTCCCAAGCCGGCCGCTTCAACCGTCGTCGCCGGCACCGTTTCACCTTGGGGGCGCACCGCTGGTGCGCCCTTTGCGTTTTGCCGGCCGGCCTCCTGGGCGCACTCAGAATTTGTACGTGGCCCTCAGGTAAAACGTCCGTCCGAGCGGGTCCGTGTAGCGCGGATCGTAGCCTTGCTGGAAGGCGGTACTCTGGACCGTGAAGGGCGGGTCGTCGTTGAGCAGGTTCTTGACGCCGGCGGTCACGCTGACTTTCTGGTTCGCCGCATACGTGCCCGCCAGGCTCCAGGTCGAGTAATGTCCGACGCGGCCGGGCACGACCCCGTTTTCATCTGGCTGATCGTCGTAACCGGACAGGTAGCGGTTGGACAGGGTCATGGTGAACGGCCCACTGGCCCACCCTAGGCTGGCATTGTGACGCCAGCGAAATACCGGACTGGCATCGGCAAAGCGCCCCGCGTTGACGGTGAACGGCCCGTTGCGTTCGTTCTGGTAGTCGTAGCGGTCCACGTAAGTGCCATCGACCGCCAGGGTAAAGTTGCCCAAATTGCCGCGCGGTAGACGCCACAGCAAGCCCAGGTCGACGCCGCGGGTCTTGACCTCGCCCAGGTTCTGGGTGAGCGTCAGCACGTAGTCGAGCCGGGTGCGGGCGGCATTGTAGAAATACAGGTTCTGGTATTTCTGGTAGTTGCCGAAGACCGATTCCTCCGCCAGTGCGCTGATCTGGTCCTTGAGCCGGATATCCCAGTAATCGAGCGACAAGGTCAGCTCGGGCGTCGGTTCGAGCACGATCCCGGCGCTGTAGGTGCGCGAGCGTTCCGGCTTGACGTCCGGGTTGCCGCCCTGGCGCTGCTTTTGCTGCTGGTCGCAGGCGAGATTGGGATTGGCCCCGGGAACGGGCGTACCGCCCGGACACAGCACCGGATCGTTCCAGGGGTTGCCGGTGTTGGTGGTCGTCTGCGGCCCGTGCAAATCGTACAAGGTGGGGGCGCGGAAGCCCTTGTTGAAGGAGCCGCGCAGCAGTACCTGTTTGCTGGGCTGCCAGCGCAGCGCCACCTTGGGGTTGAAGCTGTGGCCGAAGTCGGTGTAATCGTCGTAGCGCGCGGCCAGATTGACTTCGAGGTCCTTGATGACCGGGATGTTGAGCTCGGTGAACACGGCGCCGATATTCCGGCTGCCGCTCTGGTCCTGGGCGTCGGCGTAGCCGGAACTGGACGCCTGGCTGGCCAGCGCCCGGTTGACCCGGTAGCCGGCTTCGTCGCGCCGGAATTCGCCGCCGATCGCGAAACCGAGCGGGCCGGCGGGCAGGGTGGTCAGCTCGCGGCTGGCCTTGACATCGATCGCGGCGCTCTTGATCCTGGCGCGCAGATATTCGCCCTTGAGCAGTGACTGGCTCAGAAAATCGTTGCCGGCTGGTGTCTGCTCGCCGAACGGGTTGAGCAAGCCATTGCCCACGCCCTCGATGATGCGCTCATCGATCACGTAGCCATTGGTAAAGGCGCTGCGGGCCCGGCCCACCGCATACGACAAACCGGCGCTGTAATCCCAGCCGCCGAGCGTGCCCTCGATGCTGGCCAGCAGGCGGTCCGACAGGCTCACGTCGAGGCCTTCGCGCTTGCCGGTCACCAGCGGCCGCCAGCTGACGTCGAGCGGCTCGCCGGCAAGGCCGGCCACGGCCGGGGTGATGCCGCGGCCCGGATAGAAGGGGCTGGTATTGCTCATGGTCAGGCCGATGCCGGCCAGCGGCGGCGGCGCCACGCGCGCTTCGTTGGTGCTGCGGCTGTGCAGGTATTCCAGGGTGGCGGTGTGATCGGCCCCGAGTTTTTTGCTGAAGCGGCCGAGGAAGGTTTCCTGCTTGGTCAGCGGAATCAAGTCGATGAACTGGGTCGAGTCGAAGCGGCAGTTCGGCGCGCCGCTCAGGTTGGGGATCGAGTAGGGCGGACGGCATCCGCTGGCAAAGCTGGGATTGCCCGAGATGCCTTCTTCGGAAAAAAAATTTGCGGGGAAGGTAGTGCCGCTGGTCTGGTACAGGCCGCGTTCGGGACGCACGCCGGTGCGCGCGAAGTCGCGGTCGGCGGCCATCAGCGGCGACTGGCGGTGCAGGTCGACGATGCCGAGCAGATTGTAACCGTCGGTGGCCAGGTCGCCCCAGCCGCCGATGACATTGATGCGCTGCTCGTCGCCGCCGCCGGAGCCGGTCGGTTCGTACGCTTCCACGCTCACTTCCATGCCGCGGTAGGAACGCTTGGTGACGAAGTTGATCACGCCGCCGATGGCGTCGCTGCCGTAGATGGCGGAGGCGCCGTCGCGCAGCACCTCGACCCGCTCGAGCGCGGCCACGGGAATGATGTTCAGGTCGACCGTATCGGCGAAGAACGGGTGGTTGGCCAGGCGCCGGCCATTGAGCAGCACCAGGGTCTTGTCACCGCCCAGGCCGCGCAGATTGGCGGTGGCGCGCCCGCCAGTGCCGGCGCCGACCGACTGGGATGAGCCGATGGAGGTCTGGTTCATGGGAATGGTGGCCAGCACTTCCTGTACGGTCGAGAGGCCCTGCTTGGCGAAGTCCTCGGCCCGCAGCGAGGTGATCGGCAGTGCGGTTTGCGCCTCCAGGCGTTGCCTGATCGAGGTGCCGACGATTTCGACTTTTTGCATCGGCTGGGAGGCGGCGGACGCCTGGGCCTGGGCCTGGGCTTGGGCTGGCAGGGCCAGCACACCGGCGCCGAGGAGGGCGCCGCCGGCACACAAACGGCGAACGGCGGCGGATAGAATTTTTTCAATCATGTCATGCTCCAGTTGATCCAGTTAACTCGGATAGCGCGCCCGCCGGCGGACCGGAAGGCGATGGAATGTCCCTGCCGAGTACGCCACATCGGGAAACTGATCCAGCTCAGGTATCCGGGCGGAAAAATGAAGCGATGTTTGATGCAGCGCAAGGCCCGACAAGGGGGCTTGGTGACCGAGTTTTGCACCCGGTGCGTTGATGCGACTGATCTGGATCAAACGTGACAGGCATCGGCGCGCCCATTGTGGGGAAGGCGCAACCGCTTGTCGGGTGGGGTCGTGACGGGCGCCGATAAAACAGCTTGCCAATTTGCAGGAATTGTTGTTATAGTCGTTGCACTACTTTTGGATTCTTGCCATGCACAACGTCGTTTTCTTTACCTGCTACTTTTACTTTAGCAATTCCAACCCAAAGGCGGTGGAGTAGCGGCAGGTTCACGTAGCAACGACGAGATCCAGCAACATCCAGAAAACCGCCAGCCATGGCGGTTTTTTTTTAGCCCGACCATTTGAATCACCCAGCCACGGAGAACACCATGCCACGCACCGACGATCTACGCATCCGCGAAATGAAGGAATTGACGCCGCCCTCCCACCTGATCCGCGAGTTCGCCTGCGGCGAGCGCGCCGAGCAGACCGCCAGCGCCTCGCGCGTGGCCCTGCACCGCATCCTGCACGGCCAGGACGACCGCCTGATGGTGGTGATCGGCCCGTGCTCGATCCACGACACCAAGGCGGCCATGGAATACGCGCGCCGCCTGGTCGGCGAGCGCGAGCGCTTCAAGGGCGAGCTGGAAATCATCATGCGCGTGTACTTCGAAAAGCCGCGCACCACGGTCGGCTGGAAGGGCTTGATCAACGATCCGTACATGGACAACAGTTTCCGCATCAACGATGGCTTGCGCATGGCGCGCGAACTGCTGCGCGACATCAACGAGCTGGGCTTGCCGGCCGGTACCGAGTACCTGGACGTGATCAGCCCGCAGTACATCGCCGACCTGATCAGCTGGGGCGCGATCGGCGCGCGCACCACCGAGTCGCAGGTGCACCGCGAACTGGCGTCCGGGCTGTCCTGTCCGGTGGGCTTCAAGAATGGGACCGACGGCAACATCAAGATCGCGGTCGAAGCGATCAAGGCGGCCTCGCAGCCGCACCATTTCCTGTCGGTGACCAAGGGCGGGCATTCGGCGATCGTCTCGACCAACGGCAACGAGGATTGCCACATCATCCTGCGCGGCGGCAAGACCCCCAACTATGACGCCGCCAGCGTGGAACTGGCTTGCCAGCAGATCGCGGCCCAGGGCCTGGCGGCGCGCCTGATGATCGACGCTTCGCATGCCAACAGTTCCAAGAAGCCGGAAAACCAGGTGCCGGTGTGCGCCGATATCGCGGCCCAGGTGGCCGGGGGCGACGAGCGCATCGTCGGCGTGATGGTGGAGTCGCATCTGGTGGCGGGGCGCCAGGATCTGGTGCCGGGCAAGGAACTGGTGTATGGCCAGTCGATCACCGATGGCTGCATCGATTGGGACAGCAGCGTGGCGGTGCTCGAAGGCCTGGCCGCGGCCGTGCGCCAGCGCCGCCTGCGCCAGGACCCATGACGCCTCGCTGACATGACGGGCGGGGCTGCGTCGGCACCCCGCTGTTGATGCGGCGGGCGATGCGGCGCGCTATGCGACGCGCTATGCGACGCGCCGCCGTGCGCGCGCGTATCGAACGGCGCCATGCCGGACAAGGCGCGCTTGAATCGGGCCGAATCGCCTTCCGCGACGAACGGGCGCGGCTGCGCATTGCATACGACGGCAATCAATTACCTTTATTCAATCACAATTTCCCCGCTTGCACGCAAAAAAATGCCGCGCGAACGTATGCACGGCACCAAGCCTGTTGTTTATATACATATTCCGTATTTACCATTGACATCAAATATTCCCATATGTTTCTATCTTGGGCTTGATTGGCAAAAAGGCATAGATGTCGAACGCCAATCGACAAGTCGCTTTAAGCGAAGTGAAGAAGTTCAGCCGACGGAGACAGCGCTATCAGGAACTCGGCTGGTTGTACCTTGCACCGGAAGGACTCCGCAATCCGAAGCCCGGCCACCGCAAGGTTCGCTACTTAAATTGATGCACCCTCCAAAAGATGGTGTTAATACTAATATTTTATAAATCAAGGGATTCACACATGATGACGGAAACCGTTTTATCGCGTTCACTGCGCCTGGTTTTTTCGGGCGGTATCGCCGTCGGCCTTGGCCTAGCAGCACTGCCTGCCGTGGCACAGACCGCTTCCCAGGACAATTCGATGCAGCGCGTCGAAATCACCGGCTCCTCGATCAAACGCGTCGCCGCTGAAACCGCAATGCCGATCACCATCCTGCGCCGCGAAGACATCGAGCGCACCGGCGCCACCTCGGCCCAAGACCTGGTCAACCTGATTCCCGGTAACTTCGGCGGCAACGTGGCGTCGAACAACGTCGGGGCCTCCGGCGTACCGTCGACCGCCAACCTGCGCGCCCTGGGCGCCCGTTACACCCTGGTGCTGCTGAATGGCCGCCGCGTGGCCAACTACGCAGTCGGCAACAACCCGGTCGACTTGAATTCGATTCCGCTGTCGGCCATCGAACGCATCGAAGTACTGCGCGACGGCGCTTCCGCCGTGTACGGCGCCGATGCGGTCGCTGGTGTGATCAACTTCATCCTCAAAAAAGACTACAAAGGGATGGAAGTATCGGCCTACAAGACCCACGTCGACCAAGGCGGCGGCAATACCACCAGCTTTAACCTGACCGGCGGCTTCGGCGACATCTCGACCGACCGCTTCAACGTGCTGTTCAGCGCCAACCACGAAGAAAACGATAAACTGCGCGCGTCCGACCGCAGCTTCTCGACCACCTCCGTGCGTCCCGACCTGGGCATCAACAAGTCCTCGCCGCGTAACGGCGTGCCCAACCTGAAGTTCACCGATTCGCTCGGCAACAGCTATGTCGGCGTGAATCCTTACCGCTACAACGGTTGCAAGAACGATGAATTCAGTCTGGTGGTCATCAGCGAAAAAGGCTGCGGCACCGACTATGTCAAGTACATCGACCTGGTGCCTGAAGCGAAGCACGACAACATCGTTACCCGTGCCGTGTTCAAGGTCAACGAAGGCATGGAACTGTTCGCCGAAGCGGCTTACACCAAGGACAAGATGATCGCGTCCGCCTCGCCGGCGCCTTACACCAATCAAATGAAGTATCCGATCAATGGCCGCTTCTATCCGAAGACGATCAAGCTGCCGAAGGGCCTCAAGCTGCCGGCGGGCTACAAAATGCCGAACGGCACTGTTACGACGGCAGAGAGCGTGCTTGCGGCCGACATGGACGTGACGCCGACAAGTGAGCTGGAGGGTACTTGGCGAACTGTCGCCGGTGGCGGCCGCAACGACCTGACCAAGACCGAGAACACCCGGATCGTGGTGGGTGCCAAGGGCACGATGGCGGGCTGGGATTACGAGACCGCACTGACCTACGGCAAGAACGAAGTCGAGATCCAGTTCGGTCCAGGCAAGTTCAGCTACGCTAAGCTGGAACCTCTGGTCAAAAAGGGTGAAATCAATGTATTCGGTACGCAAGATGCGGCCAGCCTGGCGGCTTTGCTGGGTTCGCAACTGAGCGGCTTTGAAAACGGTGG
Protein-coding regions in this window:
- a CDS encoding TonB-dependent receptor gives rise to the protein MIEKILSAAVRRLCAGGALLGAGVLALPAQAQAQAQASAASQPMQKVEIVGTSIRQRLEAQTALPITSLRAEDFAKQGLSTVQEVLATIPMNQTSIGSSQSVGAGTGGRATANLRGLGGDKTLVLLNGRRLANHPFFADTVDLNIIPVAALERVEVLRDGASAIYGSDAIGGVINFVTKRSYRGMEVSVEAYEPTGSGGGDEQRINVIGGWGDLATDGYNLLGIVDLHRQSPLMAADRDFARTGVRPERGLYQTSGTTFPANFFSEEGISGNPSFASGCRPPYSIPNLSGAPNCRFDSTQFIDLIPLTKQETFLGRFSKKLGADHTATLEYLHSRSTNEARVAPPPLAGIGLTMSNTSPFYPGRGITPAVAGLAGEPLDVSWRPLVTGKREGLDVSLSDRLLASIEGTLGGWDYSAGLSYAVGRARSAFTNGYVIDERIIEGVGNGLLNPFGEQTPAGNDFLSQSLLKGEYLRARIKSAAIDVKASRELTTLPAGPLGFAIGGEFRRDEAGYRVNRALASQASSSGYADAQDQSGSRNIGAVFTELNIPVIKDLEVNLAARYDDYTDFGHSFNPKVALRWQPSKQVLLRGSFNKGFRAPTLYDLHGPQTTTNTGNPWNDPVLCPGGTPVPGANPNLACDQQQKQRQGGNPDVKPERSRTYSAGIVLEPTPELTLSLDYWDIRLKDQISALAEESVFGNYQKYQNLYFYNAARTRLDYVLTLTQNLGEVKTRGVDLGLLWRLPRGNLGNFTLAVDGTYVDRYDYQNERNGPFTVNAGRFADASPVFRWRHNASLGWASGPFTMTLSNRYLSGYDDQPDENGVVPGRVGHYSTWSLAGTYAANQKVSVTAGVKNLLNDDPPFTVQSTAFQQGYDPRYTDPLGRTFYLRATYKF
- the aroG gene encoding 3-deoxy-7-phosphoheptulonate synthase AroG, which codes for MPRTDDLRIREMKELTPPSHLIREFACGERAEQTASASRVALHRILHGQDDRLMVVIGPCSIHDTKAAMEYARRLVGERERFKGELEIIMRVYFEKPRTTVGWKGLINDPYMDNSFRINDGLRMARELLRDINELGLPAGTEYLDVISPQYIADLISWGAIGARTTESQVHRELASGLSCPVGFKNGTDGNIKIAVEAIKAASQPHHFLSVTKGGHSAIVSTNGNEDCHIILRGGKTPNYDAASVELACQQIAAQGLAARLMIDASHANSSKKPENQVPVCADIAAQVAGGDERIVGVMVESHLVAGRQDLVPGKELVYGQSITDGCIDWDSSVAVLEGLAAAVRQRRLRQDP